One window of Verrucomicrobiota bacterium genomic DNA carries:
- a CDS encoding nucleoside deaminase has translation MNSKFMREAIRISLEKMRRNHGGPFGAVVVRKNNIVGRGWNRVTSTNDPTAHAEIVAIRDACRRLKTFHLNDCELYTSCEPCPMCLSAIYWARIRNVYYANTRRDAAKIEFADDFLYREIVQPVSRRKIPMKQLLRGKAMKVFAEWSAKADKIRY, from the coding sequence ATGAATTCGAAGTTCATGCGCGAAGCCATCCGCATCTCGCTCGAAAAGATGCGACGCAATCACGGCGGGCCTTTCGGCGCGGTCGTGGTGAGAAAAAACAACATCGTCGGGCGCGGCTGGAATCGTGTCACCTCGACGAATGATCCCACTGCCCATGCCGAGATCGTGGCGATCCGCGACGCTTGCCGTCGGTTGAAAACGTTTCACCTCAACGATTGCGAACTCTACACCAGTTGCGAGCCATGCCCGATGTGTCTCTCCGCGATTTACTGGGCGCGCATCCGGAACGTTTACTATGCCAATACGCGCAGGGACGCGGCCAAGATCGAGTTCGCCGATGATTTTCTTTATCGTGAAATCGTCCAACCAGTTTCACGTCGAAAGATTCCGATGAAACAACTGCTGCGAGGGAAGGCGATGAAGGTTTTTGCCGAGTGGAGCGCCAAGGCGGACAAGATTCGGTATTGA